In one window of Helianthus annuus cultivar XRQ/B chromosome 17, HanXRQr2.0-SUNRISE, whole genome shotgun sequence DNA:
- the LOC110923290 gene encoding uncharacterized protein LOC110923290: MHAKSDSDLTSVEALTPPRSPRRPLYYVQSPSNHDANDKMSYGSSPFGSPIHHSRESSTSRTFSASIKHAVVRANGVRPLSPWKRLEYGTDMDDEDDEVDGDGDGRLPFKFYVMWFVVSFILLFTVFSLILWAASVPYKPKVVVKSMMFDNFNVQSGMDATGVPTDMLTLNTTVKIFYRNPATFFGVHVTVTPIQIHYFQLKLASGYVKKFYQSRKSQRVIVAQVLGYQTPLYGGVSPFNAAIGHPKNVIVPVNLTFVMRSRAYILGRLVKPKFYKNVLCQVTLRGNQIGKHVNLTDSCIYLD; encoded by the exons ATGCATGCGAAATCCGACTCCGATTTAACTAGCGTCGAAGCTCTAACCCCACCCCGCTCACCCCGCCGGCCACTCTACTACGTCCAGAGCCCATCTAACCACGATGCCAACGACAAAATGTCCTACGGCTCCAGCCCATTCGGCTCACCCATTCACCATTCCCGTGAGTCCTCCACTTCCCGCACTTTTTCAGCTTCCATTAAACACGCCGTTGTTCGGGCTAACGGTGTACGGCCTCTGTCTCCCTGGAAACGCCTTGAGTATGGTACTGATAtggatgatgaggatgatgaagtTGACGGTGACGGTGACGGTCGTCTTCCGTTTAAGTTTTACGTTATGTGGTTTGTAGTGTCGTTTATCCTCTTGTTTACCGTTTTCTCTTTGATTTTGTGGGCTGCTAGTGTTCCGTACAAGCCTAAGGTTGTGGTTAAG AGTATGATGTTTGACAACTTTAATGTCCAATCCGGGATGGATGCAACGGGAGTACCAACGGATATGTTGACTTTGAATACAACAGTCAAAATATTTTACAGGAATCCGGCTACGTTTTTTGGTGTTCATGTCACCGTTACTCCTATTCAGATTCATTATTTTCAACTTAAGCTTGCTTCTGGCTAc GTGAAGAAGTTTTACCAATCAAGAAAGAGCCAAAGAGTGATTGTAGCCCAAGTTTTGGGGTATCAAACGCCACTATATGGCGGAGTGTCGCCTTTCAATGCCGCCATAGGCCACCCGAAGAACGTAATAGTTCCTGTTAATCTGACATTCGTGATGAGGTCGAGAGCATACATTTTAGGGAGGCTGGTGAAACCCAAATTCTACAAAAATGTCTTGTGTCAAGTCACATTACGAGGTAACCAAATTGGTAAGCATGTGAACTTGACTGATTCTTGCATCTATCTTGATTAA